One part of the Humulus lupulus chromosome 9, drHumLupu1.1, whole genome shotgun sequence genome encodes these proteins:
- the LOC133799874 gene encoding uncharacterized protein LOC133799874, whose protein sequence is MPNYVKFLKDILTKKKRLGEFETVALTEGCSAILKNKIPPKLKDPSSFTIQISIGRGQVGKSLCDLGASINCMPMSIFKKLGIREERLTTFTLQLADRSMVYPEGKIEDVLVKVDKFIFPADFIILDYEKDREVPIILGRSFLATGRTLIDVEKGELTIQAQDEQVTFMVCNHILSPNEVEACLAINASNSKMVESKNFT, encoded by the coding sequence atgcccaactatgtgaagttcTTGAAGGATATTTTAACAAAGAAGAAGAGGCTTGGTGAATTTGAAACGGTAGCTTTGACTGAAGGTTGTAGTGCTattttgaagaataaaattcctccTAAGTTGAAGGATCCGAGTAGTTTCACAATTCAAATTTCTATTGGGAGAGGACAAGTTGGTAAATCTCTTTGTGATTTGGGAGCTAGTATTAATTGTATGCCCATGTCCATttttaagaagttgggaattCGAGAAGAACGACTAACTACATTCACTTTGCAATTAGCTGACCGTTCTATGGTGTATCCGGAGGGAAAAATTGAAGACGTCCTAGTAAAAGTTGACAAGTTCATTTTTCCAGcagattttattattcttgacTATGAGAAAGATAGGGAGGTTCCAATCATTTTGGGGAGATCATTCCTCGCCACTGGGAGGACTTTGATAGATGTTGAAAAAGGAGAGCTCACCATTCAAGCTCAAGATGAACAAGTAACATTCATGGTTTGTAATCATATACTTTCTCCTAATGAAGTTGAAGCTTGCTTAGCCATAAATGCTTCCAACTCCAAGAtggtagagtccaagaactttacttag